The following coding sequences lie in one Carnobacterium gallinarum DSM 4847 genomic window:
- a CDS encoding CagC family type IV secretion system protein, translated as ITDPVFAATDPQAKLVQAGNTIKGVLTALIVVVGGIACAKIVIKYLPSIDDPQEKNTMYKALGTALLVTALGGALVWLVPWAYGLLA; from the coding sequence TTATTACCGATCCAGTATTTGCAGCCACTGATCCACAAGCAAAATTAGTTCAAGCAGGTAACACTATAAAAGGTGTTTTAACAGCCTTAATTGTTGTAGTTGGTGGGATTGCTTGTGCAAAAATTGTTATTAAATATTTGCCGTCTATTGATGATCCACAAGAAAAAAATACCATGTATAAAGCATTAGGAACAGCTTTGCTTGTTACGGCATTAGGTGGGGCGTTGGTTTGGTTAGTACCTTGGGCGTATGGCTTACTTGCTTAA
- a CDS encoding glycosyl transferase, producing MNSDQVKQALLDLLNADTEKGRTWFFPSNVSDRYTVILGLDLKQSAKAIGTALISVLLAILIFRSTAVFPLIIYVIVGLVSFGGVWAFYTIKPITDRPNISISDFMKQRKDFSKRPKVYYKKPKERV from the coding sequence ATGAATAGCGATCAAGTGAAACAAGCCCTATTAGATTTGTTAAATGCAGACACTGAAAAAGGGCGGACTTGGTTTTTTCCGTCCAATGTATCTGATCGGTACACAGTCATTTTAGGGCTAGATTTAAAACAATCAGCAAAAGCGATCGGTACGGCATTAATAAGCGTGCTATTGGCAATTCTTATTTTCCGTAGCACAGCCGTTTTTCCTTTAATTATCTATGTCATTGTTGGTTTGGTGTCATTTGGTGGTGTATGGGCGTTTTATACGATTAAACCAATTACAGACCGACCTAACATTTCTATATCTGATTTTATGAAGCAAAGAAAAGACTTTTCTAAAAGACCAAAAGTCTATTATAAAAAGCCAAAAGAACGAGTTTAA
- a CDS encoding VirB4 family type IV secretion system protein, producing the protein MEKIPKEKIIVIPEVDTDVVSDLAPFNFTVERDKLLIDDSYAVPYVITKYNNKPRGNWFNRIRKMSGDITISHYYTKANGNSLNDYYNRTIKNKQAEIDRSHDPLTIIRLEREMKIAQTQLEQAVDENTSYLYLYTYVLIKSKSEDKLKKLCEDFETRCIASGVKALIPYTMIDKAYWSALPLQSNEVPEYTYTIANSISASSIFPFDDNELSVFTKNMIIEGINKDTENIVSIDYTNRKLVVNRNKFVFGLSGGGKTTYLTSDYLKKYAFADNSTELKHRIVLFDPEDEQTERVRSLGGEIINLSSMSDVRINPFQIYSRNTPDVDLKESLSDFEEDELVENIEIKHKDFEMTDNDIDKEISKRMNILTPYFLMVDHSLTDSQLSIIKLEAKKCYTTLYEKKNLSKMENTDFPTFSDLENRLKALEETDPKRYKRIEDFIYSLEDFTIGSRTIFNGHTNIDLNNPLICFSLRDLQTEEGIRDLAYLNSFSYLFEEITNNPQIVTSVYADEFHFLLKNKISADFFFQAYKRFRKYNADCTVSTQQIDDVLKAPDNIGKAIIGNSFTKVFFGLDETEAQGISNELKLKLTKKELSFITSKRQGEALLFHGTKRAKIKVDLTQEEMRLLNPGEYEDIYGVSPKKEINWLLRSKIQ; encoded by the coding sequence ATGGAGAAGATACCAAAAGAGAAAATTATTGTAATACCCGAAGTTGATACGGACGTTGTATCTGATTTAGCACCATTTAACTTTACAGTAGAACGTGACAAATTATTGATTGATGATTCATACGCAGTTCCCTATGTCATTACAAAATACAATAATAAACCAAGAGGAAATTGGTTTAATCGTATTCGTAAAATGAGTGGAGATATAACCATATCTCATTATTACACTAAAGCAAACGGTAACTCATTGAATGATTATTACAACAGAACCATTAAGAACAAGCAAGCAGAGATCGATCGTTCGCATGATCCGTTGACGATTATCCGTTTAGAACGTGAAATGAAAATTGCACAAACGCAGTTAGAACAAGCCGTTGACGAAAACACTTCTTATCTTTATTTATATACCTATGTTTTGATCAAAAGTAAGTCCGAAGATAAGCTGAAAAAATTGTGTGAAGATTTTGAAACACGTTGTATCGCAAGTGGAGTAAAAGCCTTGATTCCATATACTATGATTGATAAAGCGTATTGGAGTGCCTTACCTTTACAATCTAATGAAGTGCCTGAATACACGTACACAATCGCTAATTCAATCAGTGCAAGCAGTATTTTTCCTTTTGATGATAATGAATTAAGTGTATTTACTAAAAATATGATTATTGAGGGAATTAATAAAGATACTGAAAATATCGTTAGTATTGATTACACCAACAGAAAATTAGTAGTCAATCGTAATAAATTCGTTTTTGGTTTATCTGGTGGGGGAAAGACCACTTACCTAACGTCAGACTATTTGAAAAAATATGCTTTTGCTGATAACTCAACAGAACTAAAACACAGAATTGTTTTATTTGATCCCGAAGATGAACAAACAGAACGTGTACGTTCTCTAGGGGGCGAAATAATCAATCTATCGTCTATGTCAGACGTCCGTATCAATCCATTTCAAATCTACTCACGCAATACACCTGATGTCGATTTAAAAGAATCGTTATCCGATTTTGAAGAGGACGAACTTGTAGAAAATATTGAAATAAAGCATAAAGATTTTGAAATGACTGACAATGATATTGATAAAGAAATCAGCAAACGAATGAATATTTTAACGCCTTATTTCCTAATGGTGGATCATTCTTTGACTGATAGTCAATTATCCATTATTAAATTAGAAGCAAAAAAATGCTATACCACTTTGTACGAGAAGAAAAACTTGTCAAAAATGGAAAATACCGATTTTCCAACATTTTCAGACTTAGAAAATCGATTGAAAGCCTTAGAAGAAACTGATCCAAAAAGATACAAACGAATTGAAGATTTTATTTATTCATTAGAAGATTTTACAATCGGAAGTCGTACCATTTTTAACGGTCATACAAATATAGACTTAAACAATCCGTTAATTTGCTTTTCTTTGCGAGATTTACAGACCGAAGAAGGGATCAGAGATTTAGCATACCTCAACAGCTTTAGTTATCTATTTGAAGAAATAACCAACAATCCGCAAATTGTAACGTCTGTTTATGCAGATGAATTTCACTTTTTATTGAAGAATAAAATTAGTGCTGACTTTTTCTTCCAAGCATATAAACGCTTTAGAAAATACAATGCTGATTGTACCGTATCAACCCAACAGATTGATGATGTATTAAAAGCACCTGATAATATCGGTAAAGCAATTATTGGGAATAGCTTTACAAAAGTATTCTTTGGACTTGATGAAACGGAAGCACAAGGTATTTCAAATGAGTTGAAACTTAAACTCACAAAAAAAGAATTATCGTTCATTACCTCAAAACGTCAAGGGGAAGCTTTGCTTTTTCATGGTACAAAGCGAGCAAAGATAAAAGTAGATTTAACACAGGAAGAAATGCGTTTGCTTAACCCAGGCGAATATGAAGATATTTACGGCGTTAGTCCGAAGAAAGAGATCAACTGGTTGTTAAGATCGAAAATTCAATAG